One Dethiobacter alkaliphilus AHT 1 genomic window carries:
- the lspA gene encoding signal peptidase II yields the protein MLNLTIFIITAVMVFLDQLTKYLVINSMNLTESVPVIPNVFHITYVRNYGAAFGILAHRTGLFVIITVAVVLLIIGFLRKLPAEYRLMRVALALQLAGAIGNLIDRLRFGFVIDFFDFRVWPVFNVADIAIVVGIGLLLFDLIRTSREEGI from the coding sequence GTGCTAAATTTGACAATATTTATAATTACTGCAGTAATGGTTTTTCTGGACCAGCTAACAAAGTATTTGGTGATTAATTCTATGAACCTGACCGAAAGTGTCCCCGTAATTCCCAATGTGTTTCATATTACATATGTGCGGAATTATGGGGCTGCTTTTGGTATTTTGGCCCACCGAACCGGATTATTTGTTATTATTACGGTGGCGGTGGTACTTTTAATTATTGGCTTTTTGCGCAAACTGCCTGCAGAATATCGGCTGATGCGTGTGGCTCTGGCTCTTCAGCTGGCCGGGGCCATTGGTAATTTGATAGACCGGCTGCGTTTTGGTTTTGTGATCGATTTTTTCGATTTTCGTGTCTGGCCGGTGTTTAATGTGGCCGATATAGCCATTGTGGTGGGTATTGGCCTGCTTCTTTTTGACTTAATCAGGACATCCCGGGAGGAAGGAATTTAA
- a CDS encoding TraR/DksA C4-type zinc finger protein, whose product MDKNLIRHRLQLEQLKKDLLEQTEFTEGMQEHEGLRDATQELSVIDNHPADVGSENYERAKDISLHEKNQMVLDKVEEALEKLDNDIYGMCENCGKPIPEERLDALPYAEFCVQCKKKSEGVPHDYPRPVEELNLNSPFARSYMGDKDYTGYDGEDAWQDVAQYNKLNHVFYEETADENDETIGAVEDTDRISNDEFEEQLPD is encoded by the coding sequence ATGGACAAGAATTTAATCCGTCACAGGCTGCAGTTGGAACAGTTGAAAAAGGATTTGCTGGAGCAGACCGAGTTTACCGAAGGGATGCAGGAACACGAAGGACTGCGTGATGCTACCCAGGAGCTGTCGGTAATTGACAATCACCCCGCCGATGTGGGGAGCGAAAATTATGAACGGGCCAAGGATATTTCCCTGCATGAAAAAAATCAAATGGTACTGGATAAAGTAGAGGAAGCTTTGGAAAAGTTGGATAACGATATCTATGGAATGTGTGAGAACTGCGGCAAGCCCATTCCGGAAGAGAGGCTGGATGCGTTGCCGTATGCGGAGTTTTGCGTGCAATGTAAAAAGAAGTCGGAAGGTGTTCCCCATGATTATCCCCGGCCGGTGGAAGAGTTGAACCTTAATTCGCCCTTTGCCCGCTCCTATATGGGGGATAAGGATTATACCGGCTATGACGGCGAGGATGCCTGGCAGGATGTGGCGCAGTATAATAAGTTGAATCATGTTTTTTATGAAGAGACGGCGGATGAAAATGATGAAACCATCGGAGCGGTGGAGGATACGGACCGTATCTCCAACGATGAATTTGAGGAGCAGCTGCCAGATTAG
- a CDS encoding DUF5665 domain-containing protein gives MDGPSRHDEFLLNRLNQRVSRMLQEIDKFNIAEYMLLLNNPRRFFWVNFLGGVGRGVGAALGATVVAAVIIFVMQRMVVLNLPIIGDYIAEIVKIVQNQL, from the coding sequence ATGGATGGACCATCGCGCCATGACGAATTCCTGCTGAATCGTTTAAATCAGCGTGTAAGCCGGATGCTGCAGGAGATCGACAAGTTTAATATCGCGGAATACATGCTGCTTTTAAATAACCCGCGCCGTTTTTTCTGGGTGAACTTTCTGGGTGGCGTGGGCCGCGGTGTGGGTGCGGCTTTGGGCGCCACCGTTGTTGCCGCCGTCATCATTTTTGTCATGCAGCGTATGGTTGTTTTGAATTTGCCCATTATCGGTGATTACATTGCAGAAATCGTAAAGATTGTACAAAATCAATTGTAG